From the genome of Papaver somniferum cultivar HN1 chromosome 2, ASM357369v1, whole genome shotgun sequence, one region includes:
- the LOC113351878 gene encoding late embryogenesis abundant protein 7-like — MDSHGQSQSYKAGETKGRTQEKTEHAMGTVKDKAGQAMDKASETAQAARGHAQQTKDSTGRKTSETTQAAKERAGEAKDSTGSYLQEKTGAAKEKASDAAQYAKETTQAGAQKTGGMLSSAAEQVTGAAKGAVDAVKNTFGMAGAGDDPTADRD; from the exons ATGGATTCTCATGGTCAATCTCAAAGCTACAAAGCTGGTGAAACCAAAGGCCGCACTCAG GAAAAGACGGAACATGCAATGGGTACAGTGAAGGATAAAGCTGGCCAAGCCATGGACAAGGCGTCAGAGACTGCTCAGGCTGCTAGAGGCCATGCTCAACAGACCAAGGACAGTACGGGGCGCAAGACATCTGAGACTACTCAAGCTGCTAAAGAACGGGCTGGTGAGGCGAAAGATAGCACAGGCAGTTACTTGCAAGAGAAAACTGGAGCTGCAAAGGAGAAGGCATCGGATGCTGCTCAGTATGCCAAAGAAACTACCCAAGCTGGTGCGCAGAAGACTGGTGGCATGCTATCGAGTGCCGCTGAACAAGTAACTGGTGCAGCTAAAGGTGCTGTTGATGCTGTCAAGAATACTTTTGGCATGGCTGGTGCCGGTGATGATCCTACAGCTGACAGGGATTAG
- the LOC113349020 gene encoding 40S ribosomal protein S7-like encodes MFTARRKISKDKGAEPTEFEESVAQSLFNLENTNNELKSDLKDLYINSAVQVDVSGKKAVVIHVPYRLRKGFKKIHVRLVRELEKKFSGKDVILIATRRIVRPPKKGAAVQRPRSRTLTAVHDAMLEDVVYPAEIVGKRIKYRLDGSKIIKIFLDPKERNNTEYKLETFSGVYRKLSGKDVVFEYQITDA; translated from the exons ATGTTTACTGCAAGGAGAAAGATTTCCAAGGACAAAGGTGCTGAACCAACTGAATTCGAGGAGTCAGTTGCTCAG TCGCTCTTTAATTTGGAGAACACTAACAATGAGCTCAAAAGTGATTTGAAAGATCTATACATTAATTCAGCTGT TCAAGTTGATGTGTCTGGCAAAAAGGCAGTCGTCATCCATGTTCCCTACAGACTACGAAAAGGTTTCAAGAAAATTCATGTGAGGCTTGTGAGAGAGCTCGAAAAGAAGTTCAGTGGAAAG GATGTGATTCTTATTGCTACCAGGAGAATAGTGAGGCCCCCCAAGAAGGGTGCTGCAGTTCAAAGACCTCGCAGCAGAACTCTTACCGCTGTACATGATGCCATGCTGGAGGATGTTGTTTATCCCGCTGAGATTGTTGGAAAGCGCATCAAGTACCGTCTTGATGGATCAAAAATTATCAAG ATCTTCTTGGACCCTAAGGAGAGGAACAACACCGAGTACAAATTGGAGACTTTCAGCGGAGTTTACAGGAAGCTCTCTGGGAAAGACGTTGTGTTCGAGTACCAAATAACAGATGCTTAA
- the LOC113349021 gene encoding kinetochore protein NUF2 homolog produces the protein MASTFSFPVLPRKDIVAILFESQIASIKEEHLVNPTSDVVVSIYTNLLIYLDPLQDDHRQADFNALGQLENPDLHGDSVRLVNMCRKINEVMASVSCPTDFLLRDLAKPDTHRNGLFLSAILNFCLHRETKLVLLQPFVDQVNIHEEQRNELESRISELHMEMSNLNEANEREQPFIAEVDGKVKELRQTIQELNNHQMLVKTSLLAVKGRATEIDEKISSAEFTLIQSAQENAKLLSRIVQSPDKLQGTLEKKKSIRDDVKNSERSAMQSFQEKSCTLDVYSKALKKMSKQLAQMHGTKEQADAAKTVEKDVKVLKAKQNDEGLLGMSLEAKSVERQGKVEQLEELKKAYEKEKNMKHEEVTKNLDSSKLELESKKSDFAARKAKVETLVVEGDGINKRRNLEIESGAATKHQLYKKCEEIVNEFHSYSQSIGSYLDRVQC, from the exons ATGGCGTCGACATTCTCATTCCCAGTGTTACCGCGCAAAGACATAGTAGCAATTCTATTTGAATCACAAATTGCTAGCATAAAAGAAGAACATCTTGTCAATCCAACTTCTGATGTCGTTGTATCTATTTACACTAACCTCTTAATTTATCTTGATCCTCTTCA gGATGATCATAGACAGGCTGATTTTAATGCATTAGGGCAACTTGAAAATCCAGATCTTCATGGTGATTCGGTTCGGTTGGTGAATATGTGTCGTAAGATTAATGAAGTTATGGCTTCGGTTAGTTGTCCAACTGACTTTCTATTAAGAGATTTGGCTAAACCTGATACACATAGGAATGGACTTTTTCTTAGTGCCATCCTCAATTTCTGTCTTCATAG GGAAACTAAATTGGTTCTTCTGCAACCGTTCGTTGATCAAGTGAATATCCATGAAGAGCAGCGGAATGAGTTAGAGTCAAGGATCTCAGAG TTACACATGGAGATGTCTAATCTCAATGAAGCGAATGAAAGGGAGCAGCCATTTATTGCGGAGGTGGATGGTAAAGTGAAGGAGCTACGCCAGACTATTCAGGAACTCAACAATCATCAAATGTTGGTGAAAACTTCTTTATTAGCAGTGAAGGGCCGAGCCACCGAGATTGATGAGAAG ATTTCTAGTGCTGAGTTTACCTTGATTCAAAGTGCACAAGAGAATGCGAAACTGCTATCCAGAATTGTTCAGTCTCCAGACAAGCTACAA GGGACTCTGGAGAAAAAGAAATCCATCCGAGATGATGTTAAGAACTCCGAAAGATCAGCAATGCAATCTTTCCAAGAGAAGTCTTGCACACTTGACGTGTACTCAAAG GCTTTGAAGAAAATGTCCAAGCAGCTTGCCCAAATGCATGGGACAAAAGAGCAG GCCGATGCTGCAAAAACAGTTGAGAAAGATGTTAAGGTTCTCAAGGCTAAGCAAAATGATGAAGGACTATTGGGCATGTCTCTTGAAGCGAAATCTGTTGAGCGGCAAGGAAAAG TGGAACAACTGGAGGAATTAAAAAAGGCATatgagaaagagaaaaatatgAAACATGAGGAAGTCACAAAGAATCTAGACTCTTCGAAGTTGGAACTGGAATCAAAGAAGAGTGATTTTGCTGCAAGGAAAGCGAAGGTGGAAACTTTGGTTGTGGAG GGGGATGGCATAAATAAGAGAAGGAATTTAGAAATAGAATCTGGAGCAGCTACCAAGCATCAACTGTATAAAAAATGTGAAGAGATCGTTAATGAG TTTCACAGCTATTCACAATCTATCGGGTCTTATCTCGACCGGGTGCAGTGTTAA